The following proteins are co-located in the Vigna angularis cultivar LongXiaoDou No.4 chromosome 2, ASM1680809v1, whole genome shotgun sequence genome:
- the LOC108329600 gene encoding poly(A)-specific ribonuclease PARN-like isoform X2, whose protein sequence is MASVFQLRRRSLCTSSSKWRVKQVTISNFEESLQELKTHISSSDYVAVSMAKTGSPSPPSWLRPLPFDTAQTAYSKARRAAHRFQLLHFAVCPFSVSSSDKLLAHPYNFVLFPRDELKMGMPAYSFSCQTSLLASMARRGFDFNACVYNGISYLSRAQESAAKVRLGAALSSCQVVKSSSSPTVADTIFVERIRSRIECWRKTRESSGTSTGRDEELINSLRNIVLGSELFRSRPCMTIDVCSERQVQLILEMLLDHSDDLLPLLIPANSGTIHAIRIVLATSKEDKESLERELQNFEEEKSKKIRGFREVIDSISASQKPVICYNCLNDCTLIHSKFIAPLPLEKHGTMRKMTNIPSAISYLNSNFFAPVDMEIPDQATVKEGKIHGLNALRLGYLFMKLCSILKISPNVTDSGNKHLDPELEDFTNVFHPRSHPIQDSSNAGIVGVWTNNARKISCEHLVFLWGFNLGMTAGMLKNLLRSSHNIFSGEFDVKLVDKSCAIIVFWQPGVSKQFVDMMNSEEMSGDLKELVADGLRVTSYETYDRICRLGLWEMDLSESLERALESSSCHKESNCERKSSEIHWYNDNVINLDDL, encoded by the exons ATGGCTTCTGTGTTTCAGTTGCGGCGTCGTTCTCTCTGCACGTCGTCCTCGAAATGGAGGGTGAAGCAGGTGACAATTTCCAACTTCGAAGAGTCCCTGCAAGAGCTAAAGACTCACATCTCTTCCTCCGACTATGTCGCCGTATCTATGGCCAAGACCGGCTCTCCGTCGCCACCGTCCTGGCTCCGCCCTCTACCTTTCGACACTGCTCAGACCGCCTACTCCAAGGCCCGCCGCGCCGCCCACCGCTTCCAGCTCCTCCACTTTGCAGTATGCCCCTTCTCCGTTTCCAGCTCCGACAAACTCCTCGCTCACCC TTATAATTTCGTGCTGTTTCCGAGAGACGAATTGAAAATGGGGATGCCTGCTTACAGCTTTTCGTGTCAGACATCGCTTCTCGCCTCCATGGCTCGCCGGGGCTTTGATTTCAATGCTTGCGTTTATAATG GCATATCATATCTATCTAGAGCTCAAGAGTCAGCAGCTAAAGTTCGTCTTGGAGCTGCTCTCTCTTCTTGTCAAGTGGTGAAATCTTCTTCATCACCAACTGTTGCGGACACAATTTTTGTTGAGAGGATTAGATCACGGATTGAATGTTGGAGAAAGACACGTGAAAGCTCTGGCACAAGCACAGGCAGAGATG AAGAACTTATCAACTCCCTTAGGAATATTGTCCTGGGCAGTGAACTGTTCAGATCAAGACCTTGCATGACTATAGATGTATGCAGTGAACGTCAAGTGCAGCTAATTCTTGAG ATGTTGTTAGACCACTCAGATGATCTTCTTCCTTTGCTGATCCCTGCAAACAGCGGGACCATACATGCAATACGAATTGTTCTGGCAACTTCAAAAGAAGATAAGGAATCATTGGAG AGAGAGCTTCAGAATTTTGAAGAGGAGAAAAGCAAGAAAATTCGTGGATTTCGAGAGGTGATCGATTCAATCTCTGCTTCCCAGAAACCTGTTATCTGCTACAATTGCCTTAATG ACTGTACTCTAATCCATTCAAAATTCATTGCACCACTTCCACTGGAG AAACATGGAACCATGAGAAAAATGACCAACATTCCGAGTGCTATATCCTACTTGAATAGTAATTTCTTTGCACCAGTTGATATGGAAATTCCTGACCAAG CTACTGTAAAAGAAGGCAAGATTCATGGACTTAATGCATTAAGACTAGGCTATTTATTCATGAAGCTATGCTCTATATTGAAAATTTCCCCAAATGTAACTGATTCTGGCAATAAGCATTTGGATCCAGAGCTTGAAGACTTCACCAATGTATTTCATCCACGGTCACATCCAATCCAAGATTCATCTAATGCCGGGATTGTTGGCGTGTGGACCAATAATGCAAGAAAAATCAGTTGTGaacatttggttttcttatGGGGATTCAATCTTGGTATGACAGCCGGCATGCTAAAGAATTTACTTCGTTCATCGCACAATATATTTTCAGGAGAGTTTGATGTTAAATTGGTGGACAAGAGTTGTGCCATTATTGTTTTCTGGCAACCTGGAGTATCAAAACAATTTGTAGACATGATGAATAGTGAAGAAATGAGCGGAGACTTAAAGGAGTTGGTGGCAGATGGTCTGAGGGTAACCAGTTATGAGACCTATGACAGAATATGCAGGCTAGGTTTGTGGGAGATGGATCTTAGCGAGTCACTTGAAAGAGCCTTGGAAAGTTCTTCCTGTCATAAGGAGAGTAATTGTGAGAGAAAATCCTCTGAAATTCATTGGTATAATGACAATGTAATTAACTTGGATGATCTTTAA
- the LOC108329600 gene encoding poly(A)-specific ribonuclease PARN-like isoform X1 has translation MASVFQLRRRSLCTSSSKWRVKQVTISNFEESLQELKTHISSSDYVAVSMAKTGSPSPPSWLRPLPFDTAQTAYSKARRAAHRFQLLHFAVCPFSVSSSDKLLAHPYNFVLFPRDELKMGMPAYSFSCQTSLLASMARRGFDFNACVYNGISYLSRAQESAAKVRLGAALSSCQVVKSSSSPTVADTIFVERIRSRIECWRKTRESSGTSTGRDEELINSLRNIVLGSELFRSRPCMTIDVCSERQVQLILEMLLDHSDDLLPLLIPANSGTIHAIRIVLATSKEDKESLERELQNFEEEKSKKIRGFREVIDSISASQKPVICYNCLNDCTLIHSKFIAPLPLEVDEFFSSLHSVFPNVLDINYLMKKHGTMRKMTNIPSAISYLNSNFFAPVDMEIPDQATVKEGKIHGLNALRLGYLFMKLCSILKISPNVTDSGNKHLDPELEDFTNVFHPRSHPIQDSSNAGIVGVWTNNARKISCEHLVFLWGFNLGMTAGMLKNLLRSSHNIFSGEFDVKLVDKSCAIIVFWQPGVSKQFVDMMNSEEMSGDLKELVADGLRVTSYETYDRICRLGLWEMDLSESLERALESSSCHKESNCERKSSEIHWYNDNVINLDDL, from the exons ATGGCTTCTGTGTTTCAGTTGCGGCGTCGTTCTCTCTGCACGTCGTCCTCGAAATGGAGGGTGAAGCAGGTGACAATTTCCAACTTCGAAGAGTCCCTGCAAGAGCTAAAGACTCACATCTCTTCCTCCGACTATGTCGCCGTATCTATGGCCAAGACCGGCTCTCCGTCGCCACCGTCCTGGCTCCGCCCTCTACCTTTCGACACTGCTCAGACCGCCTACTCCAAGGCCCGCCGCGCCGCCCACCGCTTCCAGCTCCTCCACTTTGCAGTATGCCCCTTCTCCGTTTCCAGCTCCGACAAACTCCTCGCTCACCC TTATAATTTCGTGCTGTTTCCGAGAGACGAATTGAAAATGGGGATGCCTGCTTACAGCTTTTCGTGTCAGACATCGCTTCTCGCCTCCATGGCTCGCCGGGGCTTTGATTTCAATGCTTGCGTTTATAATG GCATATCATATCTATCTAGAGCTCAAGAGTCAGCAGCTAAAGTTCGTCTTGGAGCTGCTCTCTCTTCTTGTCAAGTGGTGAAATCTTCTTCATCACCAACTGTTGCGGACACAATTTTTGTTGAGAGGATTAGATCACGGATTGAATGTTGGAGAAAGACACGTGAAAGCTCTGGCACAAGCACAGGCAGAGATG AAGAACTTATCAACTCCCTTAGGAATATTGTCCTGGGCAGTGAACTGTTCAGATCAAGACCTTGCATGACTATAGATGTATGCAGTGAACGTCAAGTGCAGCTAATTCTTGAG ATGTTGTTAGACCACTCAGATGATCTTCTTCCTTTGCTGATCCCTGCAAACAGCGGGACCATACATGCAATACGAATTGTTCTGGCAACTTCAAAAGAAGATAAGGAATCATTGGAG AGAGAGCTTCAGAATTTTGAAGAGGAGAAAAGCAAGAAAATTCGTGGATTTCGAGAGGTGATCGATTCAATCTCTGCTTCCCAGAAACCTGTTATCTGCTACAATTGCCTTAATG ACTGTACTCTAATCCATTCAAAATTCATTGCACCACTTCCACTGGAGGTAGATGAATTTTTTAGCTCTTTGCACTCAGTTTTTCCCAATGTACTTGACATAAATTACTTGATGAAGAAACATGGAACCATGAGAAAAATGACCAACATTCCGAGTGCTATATCCTACTTGAATAGTAATTTCTTTGCACCAGTTGATATGGAAATTCCTGACCAAG CTACTGTAAAAGAAGGCAAGATTCATGGACTTAATGCATTAAGACTAGGCTATTTATTCATGAAGCTATGCTCTATATTGAAAATTTCCCCAAATGTAACTGATTCTGGCAATAAGCATTTGGATCCAGAGCTTGAAGACTTCACCAATGTATTTCATCCACGGTCACATCCAATCCAAGATTCATCTAATGCCGGGATTGTTGGCGTGTGGACCAATAATGCAAGAAAAATCAGTTGTGaacatttggttttcttatGGGGATTCAATCTTGGTATGACAGCCGGCATGCTAAAGAATTTACTTCGTTCATCGCACAATATATTTTCAGGAGAGTTTGATGTTAAATTGGTGGACAAGAGTTGTGCCATTATTGTTTTCTGGCAACCTGGAGTATCAAAACAATTTGTAGACATGATGAATAGTGAAGAAATGAGCGGAGACTTAAAGGAGTTGGTGGCAGATGGTCTGAGGGTAACCAGTTATGAGACCTATGACAGAATATGCAGGCTAGGTTTGTGGGAGATGGATCTTAGCGAGTCACTTGAAAGAGCCTTGGAAAGTTCTTCCTGTCATAAGGAGAGTAATTGTGAGAGAAAATCCTCTGAAATTCATTGGTATAATGACAATGTAATTAACTTGGATGATCTTTAA